The Henckelia pumila isolate YLH828 chromosome 2, ASM3356847v2, whole genome shotgun sequence genome includes a window with the following:
- the LOC140878103 gene encoding protein CNGC15b-like: MAFSQSRSIRVHDDSELETLSTSKGENVVKVKYNIHGTRTRELNSKNCENEADRNKKSRVLSRVFSEDYERMKKKLLDPRGPTIHRWNKILLVACLVSLFVDPLFLYLPVIKDESCIDIGFTLEVILTVIRSIADIFYMIQIFVRFRTSYVAPSSRVFGRGELVIDSSKIASRYFRGGFWLDLIAALPLPQILIWGVIPNLRGSTMMNTKYGLRFIVIFQYIPRLCLIYPLSSQIVKATGVVTETAWAGAAYNLILYILASHVIGACWYLLSIERLEDCWRQGCRLEQSSCQFKFFDCDQVSDNERRSWFQSSNVTNQCNPNSSLYPFGIYADAITSHVASTKFFNKYFYCLWWGLKNLSSLGQGLSTSTNVGEICFAIVIATLGLVLFALLIGKMQTYLQSTTVRLEEWRIRRTDTEQWMHHRQLPQELRQSVRNFDQYKWVATRGVDEEVLLKGLPLDLRRDIKRHLCYDLVRRVPLFDQMDERMLDAICERLKPALCTQGTCLVREGDPVNEMLFIIRGNLDSYTTNGGRTGFFNSCRLGPGDFCGEELLTWALDPRPSVILPSSTRTVKAISEVEAFALRAEDLKFVAAQFRRLHSKQLRHKFRFYSHQWRAWAACFVQAAWRRYKKRKSLAELRALEGRRPNDLTLNGGAEQMEVAVLGSGMAGYAARLAASSRGIIHKHSESDSVAVNSLQKPAEPDFSAVDDE; the protein is encoded by the exons ATGGCTTTTAGTCAGTCAAGATCTATAAG AGTCCATGACGATTCTGAATTAGAAACGCTCTCAACATCGAAGGGTGAAAATGTCGTTAAAGTGAAGTACAATATCCATGGAACGCGAACACGCGAGTTGAACTCCAAGAATTGTGAAAATGAGGCTGACAGGAACAAGAAATCTAGAGTATTGTCCCGAGTCTTCTCAGAGGACTATGAGCGTATGAAGAAAAAGTTATTAGATCCTCGAGGACCTACCATTCATAGATGGAACAAGATTTTGTTGGTAGCTTGTTTAGTATCTTTATTTGTTGATCCTCTGTTCCTTTACTTGCCTGTAATTAAGGATGAAAGTTGCATAGATATTGGATTTACTCTTGAAGTTATCCTTACGGTCATAAGATCAATAGCGGATATCTTTTACATGATTCAAATTTTCGTTCGGTTTCGAACTTCGTACGTGGCTCCTTCTTCCCGAGTATTTGGAAGGGGAGAACTTGTGATCGACTCTTCAAAAATAGCGTCTAGGTACTTTCGGGGTGGTTTTTGGCTCGATTTGATTGCCGCTCTGCCTCTTCCCCAG ATTTTGATTTGGGGTGTTATCCCAAATTTGCGGGGATCAACAATGATGAACACAAAATACGGCCTTAGGTTCATTGTCATATTTCAGTACATTCCAAGATTATGCCTTATATATCCACTTTCATCGCAAATCGTCAAGGCTACTGGTGTTGTCACAGAAACAGCATGGGCTGGAGCTGCTTATAACTTGATTCTTTATATCTTAGCAAGCCAT GTTATAGGGGCGTGCTGGTATCTCCTCTCGATCGAGAGGCTAGAAGATTGTTGGAGGCAGGGCTGCAGGCTTGAACAGAGTTCTTGCCAATTCAAATTCTTTGACTGTGACCAAGTTTCGGATAACGAGCGAAGATCTTGGTTTCAGTCAAGTAATGTCACAAATCAATGCAACCCAAACTCTAGCCTCTATCCGTTTGGTATTTATGCTGATGCCATAACGAGCCACGTTGCATCTACTAAGTTTTTCAATAAGTACTTTTATTGTCTGTGGTGGGGGTTGAAGAACCTCAG TTCTCTCGGGCAAGGTCTTTCCACAAGCACAAATGTAGGAGAAATATGTTTTGCTATAGTCATCGCGACTCTTGGTTTAGTTCTCTTTGCCTTGCTTATCGGTAAAATGCAG ACGTACCTTCAGTCGACAACAGTGAGATTAGAGGAATGGAGAATTAGGCGGACTGATACTGAACAGTGGATGCACCATAGACAGCTACCCCAAGAATTGAGGCAATCTGTTAGAAATTTTGATCAATACAAATGGGTGGCTACTCGCGGAGTTGATGAGGAAGTTCTGCTCAAAGGACTTCCTTTGGATCTCCGAAGAGATATCAAACGACACCTCTGCTACGATCTAGTTCGGCGG GTGCCACTGTTTGATCAAATGGATGAACGTATGCTAGACGCCATATGCGAGCGGCTAAAACCTGCATTATGCACGCAAGGCACTTGCCTAGTCAGGGAGGGAGATCCCGTGAACGAGATGCTATTCATAATCAGAGGGAACCTCGATTCATACACCACAAACGGTGGCCGCACAGGGTTCTTCAACTCTTGCCGTCTTGGTCCAGGTGACTTCTGTGGCGAGGAGCTTCTAACATGGGCTCTAGACCCTCGTCCCAGTGTCATCTTACCATCATCCACACGCACGGTGAAAGCCATTTCCGAAGTGGAGGCATTCGCTCTCAGGGCAGAGGACCTAAAATTCGTGGCAGCACAGTTTCGAAGACTTCATAGCAAGCAACTCAGACACAAGTTCCGATTCTATTCCCACCAATGGAGAGCATGGGCCGCATGTTTCGTTCAGGCTGCATGGCGGAGGTATAAGAAAAGGAAGAGTTTGGCCGAGCTTAGGGCGTTGGAAGGCCGACGACCAAACGACTTAACATTGAATGGAGGAGCAGAGCAAATGGAAGTGGCTGTTCTTGGTTCTGGGATGGCTGGTTATGCTGCAAGATTGGCTGCTAGTAGTAGAGGAATTATTCACAAGCATTCGGAATCGGATTCAGTGGCCGTGAACTCGCTCCAGAAGCCAGCGGAACCCGATTTTTCTGCTGTAGATGATGAGTGA